The following coding sequences are from one Candidatus Angelobacter sp. window:
- a CDS encoding c-type cytochrome: protein MRLPALLASSAAAFFSFVAAWPAEPIVHMLAPGFTVRELPVRLSNINNLRFAPDGRLTALGYDGRIFLLRDTDGDGLEDTAEVFWDKATLSVPVGMTWSTRGLYVSSHGKVSLLRDTDGDGKADREEIIASGWPPTDVGSGGVDATAVTLDKEGNVYFGLLVADYSNAYRLRKRKDLKPEERAWLEARGDKGGDPEETVSLYDIQSQRGTIQKWSPATKKLETIATGIRVPYTLAFNKAGDLFNTDQEGETWMPNGNPLDELNHIIPGRNYGFPPRHEKWLPNLVSEPPVVAFGPQHESTCGLVFNEPHAPMNLKSGLRNLKPALPVSPAQGLFGPKWWEGDAFVAGESRGKIWRVRLVKTPHGYVGREFLIARLSMLTMDLAISPRGDLYVCCHSGLPDWGTGPKGEGKIFKISYTDPKAPQPVMAWAAGPTEARVAFDKPLDPSVTNAIVGRQIEFGEYVRAAERYEVLKPPYQVVKQQEAAPRGTLKILAAKLEDDNQTLALTTEPHPQAVTYALTIPGVKVKRASGDGHTLDVDYDLSGTSLGLVKDSLLNKLPDSVSQRIRTLVGNEWLDPNEVFNLWSPSPNLSIASDLFGSSIDQLLGASQIKGKSTDWFFASFKLLIPPNAERLQFSARQPFDFASNPTRDIKAHVATNGAYSLEFDADMFRRMADSFTVLVAKGKLSISIVYKVINDSRWRVLPLSSFRPHWSPPLTAIVTAPTEKPELTGGDFESGRGLFFGDQLKCSTCHRIRGEGATIGPDLSNLVSRDAASVLRDIKEPSASINPDYVAYNVTLNDGGELTGFIRAQDDALIKLIGADGKETRFHPTDVKEMRPGSVSLMPTGLIDTLKEEQVRDLLTFLLSEPPKRGSAEIEAALAAGEAHQSQTDNRKLEIVLVASKQDHGPGQHDYPAWQTNWLHLFSSGATNVTATAAWEWPSEEQFQSANAIVFYCWNHDWSAERYRQLDEYLGRGGGVVVLHAATIADQEPEQLAGRIGLASQP from the coding sequence ATGCGCCTCCCCGCGTTACTTGCCTCGTCGGCCGCGGCGTTTTTTTCCTTCGTCGCTGCCTGGCCCGCCGAACCCATCGTCCACATGCTGGCGCCGGGTTTTACCGTGCGCGAATTGCCGGTCAGGCTTTCCAACATCAACAATCTTCGCTTTGCGCCCGACGGCCGGCTGACCGCGCTCGGCTACGATGGGCGCATTTTTTTACTGCGCGACACGGACGGCGATGGTCTTGAAGACACGGCGGAAGTCTTCTGGGACAAGGCGACCCTTAGCGTTCCCGTCGGCATGACGTGGTCCACCAGGGGACTTTACGTGTCGTCTCACGGGAAGGTTTCGCTCTTGCGCGACACGGACGGCGATGGCAAGGCGGACAGGGAAGAGATCATTGCCAGCGGCTGGCCGCCCACGGACGTCGGCTCCGGCGGTGTGGACGCCACGGCGGTGACGCTCGACAAAGAGGGGAACGTGTATTTCGGCCTGCTGGTGGCGGATTATTCGAATGCTTACCGGCTGCGGAAGCGAAAGGATTTGAAACCCGAAGAACGCGCCTGGCTGGAAGCGCGCGGCGACAAGGGCGGTGATCCGGAGGAAACGGTGTCGCTTTACGACATTCAATCCCAACGCGGCACGATTCAGAAGTGGTCGCCCGCAACGAAGAAACTCGAAACAATCGCGACGGGCATTCGTGTGCCATACACGCTCGCGTTTAACAAGGCCGGCGATCTGTTCAACACCGATCAGGAAGGCGAAACGTGGATGCCGAACGGCAATCCTCTCGATGAATTGAACCACATCATTCCGGGCCGCAACTACGGCTTCCCACCGCGCCACGAGAAATGGCTGCCGAATCTAGTGAGCGAACCGCCGGTCGTCGCGTTCGGCCCGCAGCACGAGTCCACCTGCGGTCTTGTGTTCAATGAACCGCACGCGCCGATGAATCTGAAATCCGGACTCCGAAATCTGAAACCAGCTTTGCCGGTTTCGCCTGCCCAGGGATTGTTCGGTCCGAAATGGTGGGAGGGCGACGCGTTCGTCGCCGGCGAATCGCGCGGGAAAATCTGGCGAGTGCGGCTTGTGAAGACGCCGCACGGATATGTGGGCAGGGAATTTCTGATTGCACGTCTGAGCATGTTGACGATGGACCTCGCGATTTCTCCCAGGGGCGACCTTTACGTTTGCTGTCACAGTGGATTGCCCGATTGGGGCACCGGGCCGAAGGGCGAGGGCAAGATTTTCAAAATTTCCTACACCGACCCGAAGGCGCCACAACCGGTCATGGCCTGGGCGGCTGGCCCGACGGAAGCCCGTGTGGCGTTTGATAAACCACTCGACCCATCCGTCACCAACGCGATCGTTGGACGACAAATCGAATTTGGCGAATACGTTCGCGCCGCCGAACGCTATGAAGTTCTCAAGCCGCCGTATCAGGTGGTCAAGCAGCAGGAAGCCGCACCGCGCGGAACGTTGAAAATTCTGGCGGCGAAACTGGAGGACGACAACCAGACGCTCGCGCTCACCACCGAACCGCACCCGCAGGCGGTGACCTATGCGCTGACAATCCCAGGCGTGAAGGTGAAGAGAGCGAGCGGAGACGGCCATACCTTAGACGTGGATTATGATTTGAGTGGTACGAGTTTAGGTTTGGTTAAAGACTCTTTGCTTAACAAACTGCCCGATTCCGTCTCTCAGAGGATCAGGACTTTAGTCGGAAATGAATGGCTTGATCCAAACGAGGTCTTTAACCTTTGGTCCCCAAGTCCGAATCTCTCAATCGCATCCGATCTCTTTGGCTCTTCCATTGACCAGTTGCTTGGCGCGTCTCAAATAAAAGGAAAGAGTACGGACTGGTTTTTCGCGTCATTCAAATTGTTGATCCCGCCGAATGCGGAAAGGCTCCAATTTTCCGCTCGGCAACCATTTGATTTTGCAAGTAATCCAACTCGCGACATCAAAGCGCACGTGGCAACCAATGGGGCATACTCTTTGGAATTTGACGCAGATATGTTTCGGCGGATGGCCGATAGCTTCACTGTTCTTGTTGCGAAGGGCAAACTTTCTATCTCAATTGTTTACAAAGTAATAAATGACTCCAGATGGCGTGTCTTGCCGCTTTCCAGTTTTCGTCCGCACTGGTCTCCTCCGCTGACCGCTATCGTGACTGCACCCACTGAAAAGCCCGAACTTACGGGCGGCGACTTCGAAAGCGGACGGGGCTTATTCTTTGGTGACCAATTGAAATGCTCGACCTGCCATCGGATTCGCGGTGAAGGCGCGACAATCGGGCCGGACCTGAGCAATCTGGTTTCACGCGACGCGGCGAGTGTGCTGCGCGACATCAAAGAGCCGAGCGCTTCGATCAATCCCGATTACGTCGCTTACAACGTCACATTGAATGACGGCGGCGAATTGACCGGTTTCATCCGCGCGCAGGACGACGCCTTGATCAAACTGATCGGCGCGGACGGCAAGGAGACCCGGTTTCATCCAACCGACGTGAAGGAGATGCGTCCCGGCTCCGTTTCGCTGATGCCGACAGGTTTGATTGACACGCTGAAGGAGGAACAGGTTCGCGATTTGCTGACGTTCCTGCTCAGTGAGCCGCCGAAGCGCGGGAGCGCCGAGATTGAAGCGGCGCTGGCCGCCGGTGAAGCTCATCAATCGCAGACCGATAATCGGAAATTGGAAATCGTGCTGGTCGCTTCCAAGCAGGACCACGGCCCCGGTCAACACGATTACCCCGCCTGGCAAACGAACTGGCTTCACCTCTTCTCATCGGGAGCCACGAACGTCACCGCCACGGCCGCCTGGGAATGGCCGAGCGAGGAGCAGTTCCAGTCCGCGAATGCCATCGTGTTTTATTGCTGGAACCATGATTGGAGCGCGGAGCGTTATCGGCAGTTGGACGAGTATCTCGGGCGCGGCGGGGGCGTGGTGGTGCTTCACGCGGCGACCATCGCCGACCAGGAGCCGGAACAATTGGCCGGGCGCATCGGCCTCGCGTCGCAACC
- a CDS encoding LacI family DNA-binding transcriptional regulator codes for MAAEASATLKDIARQAGVSVMTVSRVLRNQHNVAATTREKIEEIARRLGYRPHPLIATLMKLRRSAKPLRLNLSLAYITNFSKRNGWRSSKIYVDFFEGASAQARRHGYNLEEFWLREPGMTSHRMSQVLYHRNVPGMIIAPLPVAQGHLRLDWNRFAAVAIGYSLARPSLHRAANHQFRSMRMTMRRLRRLGYHRIGLALRASYDERVEHHWVGSFLAEQRGFKPDDQVPLLLLKDRDWQITKFAEWYEQNRPEVVVSQHEEIVKWLRQIGARVPNDVGFLHLNCPESIGRFAGINQNNKAVGATAVDFLVSMIQRNERGVPDVSRSILVESSWQDGATLLPRAATDKSRSRQASVGG; via the coding sequence ATGGCAGCGGAAGCATCAGCCACTTTAAAGGATATCGCACGTCAGGCCGGGGTCAGCGTGATGACGGTTTCCCGCGTCCTGCGCAATCAGCACAACGTCGCCGCGACGACGCGCGAAAAAATCGAGGAAATCGCGCGGCGGCTCGGTTACCGGCCACATCCCTTGATCGCGACACTGATGAAATTGCGGCGCTCCGCCAAACCCCTGCGATTGAATTTGTCGCTGGCCTATATTACCAACTTCTCCAAGCGTAACGGGTGGCGGAGTTCGAAAATCTACGTGGATTTCTTCGAGGGCGCTTCCGCCCAGGCCCGCCGCCATGGATACAACCTGGAGGAGTTTTGGTTGCGTGAACCCGGGATGACCTCGCACCGGATGAGCCAGGTCCTTTACCACCGTAACGTACCCGGCATGATCATCGCCCCGCTGCCCGTGGCGCAGGGTCATCTGCGACTGGACTGGAACAGGTTCGCCGCGGTCGCCATCGGCTACTCGCTGGCGCGGCCATCACTTCATCGCGCGGCAAACCATCAGTTCCGGTCAATGCGCATGACCATGCGACGGCTGCGAAGGCTTGGCTATCACCGGATTGGTCTGGCCCTGCGCGCGAGTTACGACGAGCGGGTCGAGCATCATTGGGTGGGTTCATTCCTCGCAGAGCAGCGCGGATTCAAACCGGACGACCAGGTGCCGCTCCTGTTGTTGAAGGATCGTGACTGGCAGATCACGAAGTTTGCGGAATGGTACGAACAGAATCGTCCGGAGGTTGTCGTCAGCCAGCACGAGGAAATCGTGAAATGGCTGAGGCAAATCGGCGCGCGCGTTCCGAACGATGTCGGGTTCCTCCACCTGAACTGCCCCGAGTCCATCGGCCGCTTCGCCGGCATCAACCAAAACAACAAGGCAGTCGGCGCCACGGCGGTGGATTTCCTGGTCAGCATGATCCAGCGAAACGAACGCGGCGTGCCGGACGTCAGCCGCTCAATCCTTGTGGAAAGTTCATGGCAGGATGGAGCCACGCTGCTCCCGCGCGCCGCCACTGACAAATCCCGCTCGCGTCAGGCGTCCGTTGGAGGTTAG